AAAAAGCGGACGAGCTGAGGAGGCAGAGACGGAAGAGAAGTCGGCAGGGCGGCGGTTCTCGCTGTCGCGCTCGAAGTAACTCTTCAACTTTCGGAAGCGCTCGTCACCGTGGGAGTGGCGGTCTCGTTGCCGCCGGACTCCCACGGACAGCGCACGATGTCAGGCGACTTTCCTGAGACAGTGCCATTGCCGAGAGTCGTCGAGTTCTCGCCCGCGGTCGAATCACCGAGAACCGCACACTCGCTGAAGTTCCGCTGCTCGGAGCCTTGTCGAACCGCCTCGGCCGCGCCAGTTCGTAGATTCACGACCATCGCCTGCCCGCCGTAGCCGTGGGTCTGGTCGTGGCCGCGGACGACGACCAACGAGACGTTTTCCGGTATCTCGACCAGCGTCGAGCGCGTGAACGGTTCGGTGCCGTGGGCGTGGAGTAGTTCCCGGCGACCCAACTCCGTGCCGTTCAGCGTCTCGACCTGCCACCAGTTCGCGTAGCCGTCTTCCCCGTCGTCGTCGTGGTACAGCGTCACGTCGAAGGTGTAGCCGCCGTCGCCTGCGTCTTCGACTTCGACGCTGACGACGTTCGCTTCTTGCAAATCGAGGGCAGGGTTGGTCGTCACTTGCGAGACGCCGAACAGCGTGCCGAGGATGACAGCGACAGCGACGAACGCGGCGACTGCCTTCATTCGTCGCCCCAGTCGTGCCTGCGGAGGTATTCTTCCAGCGTCGAGAACGCCACGTCGTGGTTCGCCCGGAGTGCTTCGATGTCGGCTTCGTACCCCGACTCGTTGAACCACTCGAACATCACCGCCATCTCCTCGCCCATCTGTTCGCGCAGGTCGTCTATGGACACGTGGATTGGTTCGACAGGTCTGTCCAGCACGTCCGCGAACGTCTGAGCGGCACTCTCGACGGTGAGTTCGTCGCTCGCCAGTTCGTACGCCTCACCGAGATAGCGGTCGGGGTCCGCGAACGCCTCGGCGACGAAGCCACCGATGTTGTCGGCGTCTATCATCTGTAGCGAGACGCCCTCGGCCAGTCCCATCGCAAGCGTCCCACTTTCGATGTCGTCGCGCATCCCCTCGAAGTTCTGCATGAAGAAGACCGGTCGAACGATAGTCTCGGGCGGGTCTAACTCCCGAATCCGCTGTTCTATTTGCCACTTCGAGTCGAAGTGCGCGATGCCGGTGTCGCGCTCGGCCCCGCCGACCGAACTGAACACGAAGTGGTCTATCTCTTCCTCGGCGGCGACTTCCGCGAGGTTCGTCCCTTGCTCGATTTCGTCGTCGAATCCAGCCTCCCAGAAGTTCGTCATGCCGAAGACGGCGTCTACGTCCTCGACGAGCGGCCGCAGATTGTTCTTCTGCATCAGGTCGCCCTCTACGACTTCCGCGCCCCTGTCAGCCAGCACGTGTGCTTCGCTCGTCTCGGGATGCCGCGTCATCGCGTGTACCTCGAACTCCCCGTGGTCACCCGACAGCAAGTGGTCCACCACTGCACCCCCCTGCGTCCCAGTCGCGCCGGTAACGAGTACTCGGTTCGTCATCGCAGATGCTCACGACGAGCGTGCGAATAAGTGACGTGGCCGTCGCGAGTCCTGCTTCTCTGGAGTGGTTCAGTCGCCCGTCACACTTTTGCGCGAGTCCGTCGAAGTTCGACGCTGGTATGTCAGAGAATATCTACCACGTCTACTTGGTCCGAACGAACGTCCACAGAGACAACGACCAACCCGGCGAGCGGGAGATCACGTCACCGGTCGAGGGCTACGCCGTCGATTTCTACGACTCGGGCGTCTGGCTCTCACGCGAGACTGGGCGGAACTTCTTCCCGTACGAACAGGTGCGAACGATTCGAGAGCATCCCGCGGGCCAACCGATGGACGAGGAAGAAGAACGTATGAGTGTGGGAAAATCGTCGGAAGACGGCCCCACCCAAGAGGAACTCGCCGACCCGGATAGTTAGGGGTCGAGGTGGGCGAACCGAGAGTTAGGGCTCCAATCCGACGACTTCGCGGTTCAGGATGTCGGCGTAGCCCGAGAAGCTGAACTTCAGCGTGGGGACGCCGGGGAAGGTGAGCGTCTGAATCGCCAGCATCGGCCGCTCGACTTCCGTACCGAGTCGTCGTAGGGCGCTCTCGACCGCACTGTAGAGTTTCGCAGTCTCCTCGACTTCGAGGTCCGAGCAGACGCCCGCGACGCGCGTCGGCAGTTCGGCGATTACTTCGCCGTCTTCGACGACCGCCCACCCGCCACCCATCTCTTCGACGTGCGCGACGGCGGTTCTGAGGTCGTCGTCGTTCGTCCCGACTGCCATCACGCCGGTCGCTTCCCACGTCACGCTCGTGGCGACTGCACCGGTGTCGAGACCGTAGCCGGTGAGGAAGCCGGTGAAGCCAGTGCCGTCTCCGTCGGGATGGCGGTCGAGTAGGGTCGCTTTCAGTACGTCATTTTCGGAGTCTGCGACCAGTTCGCCCTCCACTTCGGGCGGCGAGACAGTGGTTTCGCCCGAGAGGAGACCGCCCTGATACTCGACTGTTCGGACTTCGCCGTCCTCGTTCGCGCTCTCTGCGGAGACCCGGAACTCCTCGGGGGCCGTCGAGACCGACACCGAGTCGTAGAAGTGGTTCGGGTACTCGTAGTTGCGCGGCGCGACCTTCGACTCGCCCTTGTTGTAGACGAGTTCGCCGCCGCTGACGACCGTCGAAACGGTCACGTCTTCGAGGTCGTCGATGAGGACGATGTCGGCGACGTTGCCGGGGGCGAGCGACCCAACGTCGTCCAGTCCGAAGTGCTGGGCGGGGTTGAGCGTCGCCATCCGAATCGCGTCGGCCGGTTCGACGCCTTCTTCGATGGCTCGGCGGACTACTACGTCCATGTAGCCCTCGCGGACCAACTCGCGGGGCCACATGCCGTCCGTCGAGAGCGACACGTCGCTCGCGCCGACTTCGGGATAGGCCTCGCCGACGGCGTCCATATCGTCGCGAATCGACCCGTAGCGTCCGATTGCGTGGACGCCGTTTTCGAGTCGCCGGACGATGTCTTCGCCCGAAATCGACTCGTGGTCGTCGTCGATGATGCTGGCAAATGCGGCGAACTTCTCGCCAGTACAGCCTGCGCCGTGGCCGGTGACGGTCTTGCCTTCGTCGCGGGCACGCTCGTAGAGTTGCTCGACGGGCGTGTCTCTGCCGACTGCGTGAATCCAATCGGTCTCGCCGACGCCGACGACGCGGTCGTCTGCGAGCAGGTCGGCGAGTTCTTGGGCCTCCTCCTCGCTGGCGCGCTGTGGTTCGAAGGTATCGAGCAACGGATGCGGCGGGACGGTCACGCGAACTCGAACGGGGAGGTACGACGTGGCGGCGAGTAACTGCTCGACGCCCTCCGCACCGAAGGCTGGTCCGTAGCCCGTGACCTCCGAAATGATGGTCGTCGTCCCCGACTCGACGGCGTAGTGGTACGCACTCTCGAACGTCTGGTGGAGGTCCAAGTGTGTGTGGGCGTCCACGAATCCGGGTGCGACGACGCGGTTGCTGGCGTTGACGACTCGCGTGTCCTCACCGACGACGGACTTCGTGACTGCTTCGTCTTCTGGCAGGGCCGCGACTCGGCCGTTCTTTACGACTACGTCGCGGGCTTGGAACTCGCCGAGTTCCGGCAGACAGACGCGGCCACCGGTGACCACGAGGTCGGCGTCTTCCTCGCCGAGTGCGACCGGTTGCAGGTCGTTCACGACTCTACCTCCTCGTAGACGACGACGCCGCCCTGTTCGGAGTGGGTCACTTTGCCGCGCGCTTCGAGAACGTCGAGGTGGCCGATAGCTTCACTCATGCCGGAGAAGTACTCCGTCGCAGGGAGGTCTTCGAACAGTTCGTTCATCACTTCGACTGCGGTCGTCGGACCGTCCACGATGGACTCGACTTCGGCGGTCCGTCGCTCGTGGGCGTCGAGAATCTCGCCGATGCGCTCCCTCGGTGCGGTAATCTCTTCGCGGTGGCCGGGGTAGAAGCGGTCGAAGTCGCGCTCGCGCAGTCGCTTCAGCGAGCGATTGAACGCCGGGAGAACGCGCGGGCGGTCGCCACCTTCCTCGGCGGGCGGTTGGAGGAGCGGATTCGGCGTGATGTCGCCCAGCACTTGGTCGCCGACGACGGCGCGTGTCTCTACCCCGTCGTCCGTCTCTGCTTCGAATGTGAAGATGGTCTCGCCAGGAGCGTGGCCTTGCACGGCCTCGGCGGTGACGGTCGTCCCAGCGACTTCTACGGTG
The sequence above is a segment of the Halorussus halophilus genome. Coding sequences within it:
- a CDS encoding adenine deaminase C-terminal domain-containing protein — its product is MNDLQPVALGEEDADLVVTGGRVCLPELGEFQARDVVVKNGRVAALPEDEAVTKSVVGEDTRVVNASNRVVAPGFVDAHTHLDLHQTFESAYHYAVESGTTTIISEVTGYGPAFGAEGVEQLLAATSYLPVRVRVTVPPHPLLDTFEPQRASEEEAQELADLLADDRVVGVGETDWIHAVGRDTPVEQLYERARDEGKTVTGHGAGCTGEKFAAFASIIDDDHESISGEDIVRRLENGVHAIGRYGSIRDDMDAVGEAYPEVGASDVSLSTDGMWPRELVREGYMDVVVRRAIEEGVEPADAIRMATLNPAQHFGLDDVGSLAPGNVADIVLIDDLEDVTVSTVVSGGELVYNKGESKVAPRNYEYPNHFYDSVSVSTAPEEFRVSAESANEDGEVRTVEYQGGLLSGETTVSPPEVEGELVADSENDVLKATLLDRHPDGDGTGFTGFLTGYGLDTGAVATSVTWEATGVMAVGTNDDDLRTAVAHVEEMGGGWAVVEDGEVIAELPTRVAGVCSDLEVEETAKLYSAVESALRRLGTEVERPMLAIQTLTFPGVPTLKFSFSGYADILNREVVGLEP
- a CDS encoding MBL fold metallo-hydrolase, encoding MFTRLSIPTPFQIGPVNAYLSGRTLVDPGPGTEEAWAALLDGLEARELGPTDVEQVLVTHPHPDHFGLAKRLREHGARVVASPTAAEGIRDFESRLEYEQSFFSDFFERHGMAATTAETITNLPETFLPVAPSVETDYEVADGDTVEVAGTTVTAEAVQGHAPGETIFTFEAETDDGVETRAVVGDQVLGDITPNPLLQPPAEEGGDRPRVLPAFNRSLKRLRERDFDRFYPGHREEITAPRERIGEILDAHERRTAEVESIVDGPTTAVEVMNELFEDLPATEYFSGMSEAIGHLDVLEARGKVTHSEQGGVVVYEEVES
- a CDS encoding NmrA/HSCARG family protein, whose protein sequence is MTNRVLVTGATGTQGGAVVDHLLSGDHGEFEVHAMTRHPETSEAHVLADRGAEVVEGDLMQKNNLRPLVEDVDAVFGMTNFWEAGFDDEIEQGTNLAEVAAEEEIDHFVFSSVGGAERDTGIAHFDSKWQIEQRIRELDPPETIVRPVFFMQNFEGMRDDIESGTLAMGLAEGVSLQMIDADNIGGFVAEAFADPDRYLGEAYELASDELTVESAAQTFADVLDRPVEPIHVSIDDLREQMGEEMAVMFEWFNESGYEADIEALRANHDVAFSTLEEYLRRHDWGDE